The Zygosaccharomyces rouxii strain CBS732 chromosome G complete sequence genome contains a region encoding:
- the MCM16 gene encoding Mcm16p (similar to uniprot|Q12262 Saccharomyces cerevisiae YPR046W MCM16 Protein involved in kinetochore-microtubule mediated chromosome segregation binds to centromere DNA), which yields MERRIQELEEQHVRVHKEMLQTLDELYLAKLGSTSLDKEKRRTAEVRRQLQMSLEKSAVILRALERLGKQKSGTDDSDSTTEGLLAQRLGKLMDTNYKLDHTVSTTLSRQIELSKQLRNERKTYDTLANQLRQVSSQLQADKSASEIQQEPEPISLLQEDPQLERENDTIEQLLIALKVFGGYDFTT from the coding sequence ATGGAGAGAAGAATACAAGAACTTGAAGAACAGCATGTTAGAGTTCATAAGGAAATGTTACAAACGCTCGACGAATTGTACCTAGCTAAACTCGGTAGTACTTCCTTAgacaaggaaaagagaagaacaGCTGAGGTTAGACGTCAATTGCAAATGAGTTTAGAGAAAAGCGCTGTCATTCTCAGAGCATTAGAAAGGTTGGGGAAGCAGAAATCCGGCACCGATGACAGTGATTCGACTACTGAGGGTCTACTTGCGCAAAGATTAGGTAAACTCATGGATACAAACTATAAATTAGATCATACTGTGAGCACAACGCTCTCAAGGCAAATTGAACTATCCAaacaattgagaaatgaaagaaaaacTTATGATACCCTTGCAAATCAGTTACGACAAGTCTCCTCGCAGTTACAAGCAGACAAATCTGCAAGCGAGATACAACAAGAACCAGAACCAATATCTCTACTGCAAGAGGACCCGCAACTAGAGCGAGAAAACGACACTATAGAACAGCTCCTTATAGCTTTGAAAGTGTTCGGCGGTTATGATTTTACAACTTGA
- the URA8 gene encoding CTP synthase URA8 (highly similar to gnl|GLV|CAGL0F04433g Candida glabrata CAGL0F04433g and similar to YBL039C uniprot|P28274 Saccharomyces cerevisiae), producing the protein MKYVVVSGGVISGIGKGVLASSTGMLLKTLGLKTTSIKIDPYMNIDAGTMSPLEHGECFVLDDGGETDLDLGNYERYMNVTLTKDHNITTGKIYSHVISKERKGDYLGKTVQIVPHLTNAIQDWIERVARIPVDDTGEVPDVCIIELGGTVGDIESAPFVEALRQFQFRVGKENFCLIHVSLVPVIHGEQKTKPTQAAIKDLRSLGLTPDMIACRCAKELDQPTIEKIAMFCHVGPRQVVNVHDVETTYHVPLLLSQKMLAYLSERLELEKIQLTNEDQQIGQQLLAKWKNMTNNFGHSDHSVKIALVGKYTNLRDSYLSVIKALEHSSMKCRTKLEILWVEASDLEFESQTTDKSKFHESWKKISDADGILVPGGFGSRGTEGMVLAAKWARESNVPYLGICLGLQVATIEFARNVLGIKDGNSAEFHPELPEEKQIVVYMPEIDKENMGGTMRLGLRPTYFQKGTEWATIRKVYGNCQSVEERHRHRYEINPTLLQRFEEKGLQFVGRDESGSRCEIFELKNHPYFVATQYHPEYTSKVLGPSRPFLGFVAAAAGVLEPLLEGKYEYEGTADF; encoded by the coding sequence ATGAAATACGTCGTGGTATCTGGTGGTGTTATCTCAGGTATTGGTAAAGGTGTTCTTGCATCTTCTACCGGTATGTTACTTAAGACCTTGGGTCTTAAGACAACCTCTATTAAGATCGATCCCTACATGAATATTGATGCTGGTACGATGTCTCCACTAGAGCACGGTGAATgttttgttcttgatgatGGTGGAGAAACCGATTTAGATTTGGGTAATTATGAACGTTACATGAATGTGACTCTAACTAAAGATCATAACATTACTACCGGTAAAATTTACTCTCATGTAATCTCTAAGGAACGTAAGGGTGACTACTTGGGTAAAACTGTTCAAATTGTTCCTCATTTGACCAACGCCATTCAAGATTGGATTGAACGTGTAGCGCGTATTCCAGTTGATGATACTGGTGAAGTTCCTGATGTTTGTATTATTGAATTAGGTGGTACAGTTGGTGACATTGAAAGTGCACCATTCGTTGAAGCATTAAGACAATTCCAGTTCCGTGTCGGTAAGGAAAATTTCTGCTTGATTCATGTTTCATTAGTTCCAGTAATCCATGGTGAACAGAAGACAAAACCAACACAAGCCGCTATCAAGGACTTAAGATCTCTTGGTTTAACCCCTGATATGATTGCTTGTAGATGCgccaaagaattggatcaaccaactattgaaaaaatcgCCATGTTTTGTCACGTTGGTCCAAGACAAGTGGTTAACGTTCATGATGTGGAAACCACTTACCATGTTCCTCTATTGCTTTCTCAAAAGATGCTTGCTTATTTGAGTGAAAGattagaattggaaaaaattcaattaaCAAATGAAGATCAACAAATTGGTCAACAGCTATTAGCTAAATGGAAGAACATGACTAACAATTTTGGCCATAGTGATCACTCTGTTAAAATTGCGCTTGTTGGTAAGTATACCAATTTGCGTGATTCTTATTTGTCGGTTATTAAGGCTCTTGAGCATTCATCCATGAAGTGCCGTactaaattggaaattcttTGGGTTGAAGCCAGCGACttagaatttgaatcaCAAACCACAGATAAATCGAAGTTCCACgaatcttggaaaaaaattagtGACGCTGATGGTATTTTGGTTCCAGGTGGTTTCGGGTCACGTGGTACTGAAGGTATGGTTTTAGCCGCTAAGTGGGCTCGTGAGAGTAACGTTCCTTATCTGGGTATTTGTCTAGGTCTACAAGTGGCTACTATTGAGTTCGCACGTAATGTATTGGGAATTAAAGATGGTAATAGCGCGGAATTCCATCCTGAATTGCcagaagaaaaacagaTTGTCGTTTACATGCCAGAAATTGACAAAGAAAACATGGGTGGTACGATGAGATTAGGTTTGAGACCAACTTACTTCCAAAAGGGTACCGAATGGGCTACTATTCGTAAAGTTTATGGTAACTGCCAATCCGTCGAAGAAAGACACCGTCACCGTTATGAAATTAATCCTACACTATTACAACGTTTCGAAGAAAAGGGTTTGCAATTTGTTGGCCGTGATGAATCCGGTAGCCGttgtgaaatttttgaattgaaaaaccATCCATATTTCGTCGCTACCCAATATCATCCAGAATATACATCAAAGGTTTTGGGACCATCCAGACCATTCTTGGGTTTCGTTGCAGCAGCCGCTGGCGTTCTTGAACCTTTGCTAGAAGGTAAGTACGAGTACGAAGGTACCGCTGATTTCTAa
- the SOD1 gene encoding superoxide dismutase SOD1 (highly similar to uniprot|P00445 Saccharomyces cerevisiae YJR104C SOD1 Cu Zn superoxide dismutase some mutations are analogous to those that cause ALS (amyotrophic lateral sclerosis) in humans) translates to MVKAVAVLRGDAGVSGVVNFEQSSESSPTTISYEIAGNSPNAHRGFHIHEFGDNTNGCTSAGPHFNPFGKTHGAPDGEVRHVGDLGNIATDGSGVAKGSKTDSLVKLLGPNSILGRTVVVHAGQDDLGKGGNDESLKTGNAGGRPACGVIGITK, encoded by the coding sequence ATGGTTAAGGCAGTTGCAGTTTTGAGAGGTGACGCTGGTGTTTCCGGTGTCGTTAACTTTGAGCAATCTTCTGAAAGTAGTCCAACCACAATTTCCTACGAAATTGCTGGTAACAGTCCAAACGCTCATCGTGGTTTCCACATTCACGAATTTGGTGACAACACTAACGGCTGTACCTCAGCTGGTCCTCACTTCAACCCATTCGGTAAGACCCACGGTGCCCCAGATGGTGAAGTTAGACACGTTGGTGACTTGGGTAACATCGCCACTGATGGTTCTGGTGTCGCCAAGGGCTCGAAGACCGACTCTTTGGTTAAATTGCTAGGTCCAAACTCTATCTTGGGTAGAACCGTTGTCGTCCACGCTGGCCAGGATGATTTGGGTAAGGGCGGTAACGACGAATCCCTAAAAACCGGTAACGCTGGTGGTAGACCAGCTTGTGGTGTTATTGGTATCACCAAATAA
- the PRE7 gene encoding proteasome core particle subunit beta 6 (highly similar to uniprot|P23724 Saccharomyces cerevisiae YBL041W PRE7 20S proteasome beta-type subunit) — MSSALVSDPAYTQSAAAPPIQYQFYPYTDNGGTVLGIAGEDFAVLAGDTRHTTDYSINSRYESKVFDCGDNIVITANGYAADGEALVKRFKNSVKWYHFDHNDKKLSLNSAARNIQHLLYGKRFFPYYVQTIIAGLDEEGKGAVYSFDPVGSYEREQCRAGGAAASLIMPFLDNQVNFHNQYVPESNGRVKRPLKFLSVDEVIRLVRDAFTSATERHIQVGDGLEILIVTKDGVTKQFYELKRD; from the coding sequence ATGAGCAGCGCATTGGTATCAGATCCGGCATATACACAATCGGCAGCAGCACCCCCCATACAGTATCAATTCTATCCATACACAGATAATGGTGGTACAGTTTTAGGAATTGCAGGAGAAGATTTTGCAGTTTTAGCGGGTGATACAAGACATACTACCGATTATTCTATTAATTCTCGTTATGAATCTAAAGTGTTTGATTGTGGTGACAACATCGTAATAACTGCCAACGGATATGCTGCTGATGGAGAGGCATTAGTTAAGAGGTTTAAGAATAGCGTTAAATGGTACCATTTTGATCACAATGACAAGAAATTATCGCTCAATAGTGCAGCTAGAAATATTCAACATTTACTGTATGGCAAAAGATTTTTCCCTTATTATGTCCAGACGATTATTGCAGGtttagatgaagaaggtaaagGTGCTGTTTATTCGTTTGATCCAGTAGGTTCATATGAAAGGGAGCAATGTAGAGCAGGTGGTGCAGCAGCATCATTAATCATGCCGTTTTTAGATAACCAAGTCAATTTCCACAACCAATATGTGCCTGAGAGTAACGGTAGAGTCAAAAGAccattaaaatttttgagcGTTGATGAAGTCATTAGATTGGTTAGAGACGCATTCACATCAGCCACGGAAAGACACATTCAAGTTGGTGATGGGCTAGAAATTTTAATTGTTACCAAGGACGGCGTTACTAAACAATTTTACGAATTGAAGAGAGATTGA
- the ERD2 gene encoding Erd2p (similar to uniprot|P18414 Saccharomyces cerevisiae YBL040C ERD2 Integral membrane protein that binds to the HDEL motif in proteins destined for retention in the endoplasmic reticulum has a role in maintenance of normal levels of ER-resident proteins) translates to MNPFRILGDFSHLASILILTHTVQKTNVIDGISFKTQVLYVLVFLSRYLDLLTFHWVSAYNTLLKIVFLASSFYIVVLLQRSKVTNPIAYKEMIMKDSFKIQYLLGGSFLLALFFHHKFTFFEVLWSFSVWLESVAILPQLFMLSKSAKAESLTVHYIFALGLYRALYIPNWIWRYQFEGKVIDHIALFAGIVQILVYSDFFYIYYKKVVKRGGIGLPV, encoded by the coding sequence ATGAATCCATTTAGGATACTTGGTGATTTTTCTCACCTTGCTAGCATATTAATTTTAACACATACTGTGCAAAAAACCAATGTCATCGATGGTATTTCGTTCAAAACTCAGGTTCTTTACGTTCTAGTGTTTTTATCTCGTTATTTGGATCTTTTAACATTCCATTGGGTCTCTGCATATAACACATTGTTGAAGATTGTTTTCCTTGCATCATCCTTCTACATCGTGGTTCTCTTACAACGTTCGAAGGTCACGAATCCAATTGCCTATAAGGAAATGATTATGAAGGACAGTTTCAAAATACAATACCTTTTAGGTGGAAGTTTCCTTTTAGCGCTTTTCTTTCACCATAAATTCACATTTTTCGAAGTCCTGTGGAGTTTTTCAGTGTGGTTAGAGAGTGTGGCAATTTTGCCACAACTGTTCATGTTGTCAAAGAGTGCTAAGGCTGAAAGTTTGACTGTGCATTATATCTTTGCCCTTGGTCTATATAGGGCATTGTACATTCCAAATTGGATTTGGAGATATCAGTTTGAAGGTAAAGTAATTGATCACATTGCATTATTTGCAGGGATTGTTCAAATTCTAGTCTATTCTGATTTCTTCTACATATACTACAAGAAGGTTGTAAAACGTGGAGGAATAGGACTACCGGTGTAA